The window CCAGAAGCACCACGATCTCGGCCGGTGTCTCAGGAGGGTCTGGGCCAGAGCGGAGAGCCCCCTGAGCAGCTCTGCCTCCCCCGGCCTGGCCCCGGCCCCCCGCCGCCCGCCTCCCTACCTGTGCTGGGGGGTGAGGGCGACTCCAAGGAGTCCAGCAGGGCCACGCCCTCACTCCAGGCCTCCAGGATGTTGCTCTTCTCACCGGGGCTCAGGCCCAGGGTGTGGGGGTGCTGGCGGAGGATGTGCCGCCGGGCACTTCGGGCCGAAGGTGTGGGGAGCTCCTGGCCGCACACCATGCACAGGGCGCGGCCGCTGCCCCCCGGGCTGTTGCCCACCAGGTATTCCTGCTCCCATGACTGCAGGGGCTCGGCCTCCTCGCTCCCGGCGGCGCTGGTCTCGGGCTGGCACTGCCCAGGGAGGGGGACGTTCTCGGGCTGGCCCACTGGGGAGGGGAGAGCGGAGAGCCGGCTGGGAGGGAGGCCGAGCTCACGGCCTCCCCGCGCTCTCAGCCCCAGCCCCCCCAAGGTGGAGCTCCCTGCCCCTCGCAGCCCCGGGGGCTCAGCTGCCTCCAAGGGGACCGTGGCTCCTTGTCACCAAACCCAAAGGCCCCTCTGGCCCCCCACGGGCTTGTGGCCACTCCCTCCTCTGGGGACTCTGGGCCCCCCCAGTTCTGGTCCCATGATCTTCCCGCGTTGCTCCTGggccctcttcccccccccccccccccacagtgACCTCACCCTCTTCCCAGGTGCAATGCCCCACCCCGCTCCCACAACGACCCTCAGAAGCACCATCGGCCCAACGGGGCCCAGCTGGCATCCATCACCACCCACCTTCCGGGCATCTGGAACTGGCCGTCCCTCACCATGGGCACAGCAGGACCCGCTGCCCTCCTGCCAGCTGCCACGCTCCCGGCTGGgcatcccccaccccccactccctaTTCCCTGGACTCCAGGCTTGCTGCCCCCTCAGGACCGGGTTCCCTGCCCACCCTCCCACCCAGCTCTGCCCTATCTGCTCTGCACAGATCTGGTGCCCCCTGACCCAGGAGCCCCGGGGCCCTCCCAAGGCCACAGCCCAGATGCAGCCCCAAGAGCTGGCGGGGGCGACTGGTCACACGGGTCCCGGCTGGCAAGGCCGAGTCCCGAGGCTGCCCGGCGGGGACGCCAGGCATCCTTAGTCCCCCTTTACGGGGACCCCCCAGGGCCCCACACCCAGCCTTTCCATGGGGTGCAGAGGCCCGGGAGGACGGGCTCCTTCAGGGTGGCAACCCCCAACCTACCCAGAGGCCTCTGCGGCAACGCCGTGCTCCAGCACCCGGGTCCCCCTGACCCGAATGGCCTCCTTGTGCCAAGGCTAAGCTTCTGCTCCTACGGCCAGACTCTGAAGGGGGGATGGCACCCTGACACCCCCCATAATCCAGGCATACCGCAGGCCCTCCGCGGCCAAATCTCCACCAGGACCGCTCCCCCGCTGGTGCCCCCAGTCCTGACCACGCCAGCTGCCCGCTCTGGAATGTTCCACGGGCGCCTCCCACCCAGCCTGGCCCGGGCCTGCCCTGAGCACCACCCCAACAAAACCACCAGGTACAGGACAAGAGCTGCCCGGGACGGGCAGCGATCTGCGCCAGCGAAGGGACTCCAGCACGGAGTGAGTGCTTCCCGATACAGGCCTGAGTGCGCGGGGAAGCGGCAGGGTGGACGGCTGACCGACTCCCTGACTGCCCAGGGCCGGCAGCACCCACGGCGTCTCTGCTCAGTCCTCCCCGGCCTTCCGCACTTCTCTAGCGCCAACTGAGCCGTGGGCTTTAAAATGTAccgcatacagtaggcacttcataacTGCTTGtgtttctcattcattcataacCAAACTCTAAGTCACTCCGGGTCAAAAGTGGCGAGAGTCCCACCAGTCTCTGGGTGACTCTGGACCTGCCTGTATGAGCTGtggtccctcccagctctctgACAGGCTCCTGCCCTTTAACCTGAGCTCCTGGGGGCGCAGGACCGACCACCCGGCTGCCCCTACGACGCGTCTCACGCACACGCTACGGCTGTCAGGGAGGCAGGGGCCGGACACAGCACGACAAAGTTGTGTGTAACTGCTGCACACGACAAagtttgtgtacacacacatgcacttaTAGCTGTCTTACTGATGCTCATGGAGGCACAGGGCCGTACGCAACACGACAAAGTTGTGCGTACACAGCGTGTAACTGCTGCACACGACAAAgctgtgtgtacacacacacacacacccccacagCTGTCATACCAATGCCTACAGAGGCATGGGATCGTACGCAACACGACAAAGCTGTGTGTACACAAACACATGTGCAACTGCCCAGACACACGAGCTATAGCTGTCAGAGATGCCCACAGAGGCCCAGGGTCAGACACAGCACGACAAAGTTGTGTGTACACACACTGACACCAAGGAGGCACAAGgccttatacaacatgacaaagtTGTGtgtacctacacacacacacacacacacacacacacactatacctGTCAGTGGTGCCCACAGggccttacacacacacacacaacctatACACAATCACACTGATGCGCACAGAGGCCCGGAGCCACACACCCCAGGACAAAGTTGCGcgcgcacgcgcacacacacaacGGGGGCGcgtctctgagcctcagtttaccgGGCGCGGGAGTGGGCGGGAGCACCGTCCCTAAGTCTGCGCGTGCACGCCGTGGCGCGGGGTCAGGTGCACAAGCGCACACGCGTGTGCACCCATGCAGAGCACGGCCCAGCAGCGGGGGGCAGggccgtgtgaccctggacacCTCACTCCCCCCCAGGCCCTTCCGGTCCCCCAAAATCCACCAGGGACGTCAGGTGCACAGGCCCCCGCCCGCGGGCCTCCGcttacacaaaaatgaaaaagcgGCGGGGCCGCCCGCACAGGGGCGCCCCCCCCTCCGGGGTCCCGGGCCCACGAGCGCCCCCCCGCGGCAGGGCGCCAGGCGGGGCTTCTGCTCAGACACCCCGGAGCGGTCCCCTGCCGGCcgcgcccctccccctccccgggaGCCCCCGCCCCCGCTCCCGCCCCCGCTCCCGGCGGCCTCACCTCGGAGCACGGGCTCCCGCAGCGCCGCGGGGATGGGGATGGAGGGCTCGGGGGGAGGCCCGGCGGGCGGAAGGGCGCGGCGGCGGCGCGGCGGGGGCCAGCGGCCCGTGGGGGCCTGGGCCCGGGACCCCCCGTCCTCGCCCTCGTCCCCGTCGTCCTCCACTCGGACCTCCTCCACGTCCTCGCACTTGAGCGTCACCTGGATGCAGTCCGGCGGCGCGGGCTCGGCCTTCAGGGCCATGGTCCTGCCTGGCGGGGGGCGGAGAGCGCGGCTCAGGgcgcccggcccggcccggcccagcCCGCCCCCGCCCCTCCGGCCCGGCCTCTTCCGCTCCCCGGCCGGCCCGGGCCCTCCGCCCGCCGCCCGCGTGTCACGGACCTGCAGCCGCCCAGCCCGGGTCCTCCCCGCCACCATAGAGTCTCCGGACCCCGGCGGGGGGAACGTCCTCAATCCGGGCCCCTCACCCACCGCCGCTCTCCCGTCTATGGTTGCTCATTGTCCGAGCCGGGGCCCGGAGcccgcccccggccccgcccccgccgccgcccgCCGCCAATCGCCGGCCGCCCTGGGCCGCTCGCGCCCCGCCCCCCAACGCCCGGCCGGGAACGCCGGCGGGGAGCGCTCGGGCGCCCCCAGGCGGCACAAAGGCCGCGGCGCAGCCCTATGAATGAAGGGCGCCCCTGGGGAAAGAGAAATTCAGAAGAT of the Sarcophilus harrisii chromosome 6, mSarHar1.11, whole genome shotgun sequence genome contains:
- the SPINDOC gene encoding spindlin interactor and repressor of chromatin-binding protein isoform X3, translated to MALKAEPAPPDCIQVTLKCEDVEEVRVEDDGDEGEDGGSRAQAPTGRWPPPRRRRALPPAGPPPEPSIPIPAALREPVLRVGQPENVPLPGQCQPETSAAGSEEAEPLQSWEQEYLVGNSPGGSGRALCMVCGQELPTPSARSARRHILRQHPHTLGLSPGEKSNILEAWSEGVALLDSLESPSPPSTDPPETPAEIVVLLDSEEKPESQLIRNRPRGLRPLQPPPPVPPVVDVGTKKVRTQRCKEVSGEAPPKKKKGRGRTSGKAKAVARPLFQSPELLPIPHVTLEPFSAPTEVRHFTDGSFPPGFVLQLFSHSQLKASKARAAPLAPKEGEPVAQESPKPPQSPSPGGPSAPGGAPGGQPASGVVQGTPGAPDGGQ
- the SPINDOC gene encoding spindlin interactor and repressor of chromatin-binding protein isoform X4 codes for the protein MALKAEPAPPDCIQVTLKCEDVEEVRVEDDGDEGEDGGSRAQAPTGRWPPPRRRRALPPAGPPPEPSIPIPAALREPVLRVGQPENVPLPGQCQPETSAAGSEEAEPLQSWEQEYLVGNSPGGSGRALCMVCGQELPTPSARSARRHILRQHPHTLGLSPGEKSNILEAWSEGVALLDSLESPSPPSTDPPETPAEIVVLLDSEEKPESQLIRNRPRGLRPLQPPPQPFSAPTEVRHFTDGSFPPGFVLQLFSHSQLKASKARAAPLAPKEGEPVAQESPKPPQSPSPAPSAGLRGTLDLQVVRVRLEEPPAVSLLQEWSKAPQGPRTAANESPGWQAVLAESSVAAREQPEAGQGV